A part of Propioniciclava coleopterorum genomic DNA contains:
- the dnaJ gene encoding molecular chaperone DnaJ: protein MSDYYEVLGVSRDASGDEIKRAYRKLAMKYHPDVADDATSAEKFKEIGEAYSVLSDAKKRQMYDLGGNPMGGAGGMGGYGFPGGAAGFDVGGLFDAMFGAQTSRGPRSRVRKGQDALVRLNLTLAEAAFGVTKPIRVDTAVVCPTCAGKGAADGTEPVTCTTCHGSGDVQTVQRSFLGDIRTVQPCPTCRGYGTVIQHPCGECSGEGRVRSSRTINVKIPAGVSTGNRVHLDSQGEVGPGGGPAGDLYVELSVSPHDVFKRDGDNLEMVAKLPMTAAALGTEVWIDTLEADVDGTSPEEARVKVEVPAGTQSGARLVVTGRGVPRLRGAGRGDLGVTLLVQTPTGLDDAQRDLLRKLAEERDETRPEASVARAGGKGFFGRLKDAFAD from the coding sequence TTGAGCGACTACTACGAGGTTCTGGGCGTGTCCCGGGACGCGAGCGGCGACGAGATCAAGCGCGCCTACCGCAAGCTGGCGATGAAGTACCACCCCGACGTCGCCGACGACGCCACCTCGGCGGAGAAGTTCAAGGAGATCGGCGAGGCCTACTCGGTGCTCAGCGACGCCAAGAAGCGCCAGATGTACGACCTGGGCGGCAACCCGATGGGCGGCGCGGGCGGCATGGGCGGCTACGGCTTCCCCGGTGGCGCGGCGGGCTTCGACGTCGGCGGCCTGTTCGACGCCATGTTCGGCGCGCAGACGTCCCGCGGGCCGCGCAGCCGCGTCCGCAAGGGCCAGGACGCCTTGGTGCGGCTGAACCTGACGCTGGCCGAGGCCGCCTTCGGCGTGACCAAGCCGATCCGCGTCGACACCGCGGTCGTGTGCCCGACGTGCGCGGGCAAGGGCGCCGCCGACGGCACCGAGCCGGTCACCTGCACGACCTGCCACGGCTCGGGCGATGTCCAGACGGTGCAGCGGTCGTTCCTGGGCGACATCCGCACGGTGCAGCCCTGCCCGACGTGCCGCGGCTACGGCACCGTCATCCAGCACCCGTGCGGCGAGTGCTCCGGCGAGGGGCGCGTCCGCTCCAGCCGCACCATCAACGTCAAGATCCCGGCCGGTGTGAGCACCGGCAACCGCGTCCACCTCGACTCCCAGGGCGAGGTCGGCCCCGGCGGCGGGCCGGCGGGTGACCTGTACGTCGAACTGTCGGTCAGCCCGCACGACGTGTTCAAGCGGGACGGTGACAACCTCGAGATGGTCGCCAAGCTCCCCATGACCGCGGCCGCGCTCGGCACCGAGGTGTGGATCGACACCCTGGAGGCCGACGTCGACGGCACGTCGCCCGAGGAGGCCCGCGTCAAGGTCGAGGTGCCCGCCGGCACCCAGTCGGGCGCCCGGCTGGTCGTCACCGGACGCGGCGTGCCCCGCCTGCGTGGCGCGGGCCGGGGCGATCTCGGCGTTACCCTGTTGGTGCAGACGCCGACCGGCCTCGACGACGCTCAGCGCGACCTGCTCCGCAAGCTCGCGGAGGAGCGCGACGAGACCCGTCCCGAGGCGTCGGTGGCCCGCGCCGGCGGCAAAGGGTTCTTCGGACGCCTGAAGGACGCCTTCGCCGACTAG
- the ybeY gene encoding rRNA maturation RNase YbeY produces MIDINNESGVEVDELRLVQLATFALDALRIHPQAELSILLVDEPTMADYHVRFMDLPGPTDVLSFPMDELRAPRDDEDPPLGMLGDIVLCPTVTAAQAAENGRTPEGEADYLLIHGLLHLLGHDHAEPEEKKVMFGLNDRIIADWDASRS; encoded by the coding sequence ATGATCGACATCAACAACGAGTCCGGCGTCGAGGTCGACGAGCTCCGCCTGGTGCAGTTGGCGACGTTCGCGCTGGACGCCCTGCGGATCCACCCGCAGGCCGAGCTGTCGATCCTGCTGGTCGACGAGCCGACGATGGCCGACTACCACGTCCGGTTCATGGACCTGCCCGGCCCCACCGACGTCCTCAGCTTCCCGATGGACGAGCTCCGTGCCCCGCGCGACGACGAGGACCCGCCCCTGGGGATGCTCGGCGACATCGTCCTGTGCCCGACCGTGACCGCGGCGCAGGCCGCCGAGAACGGCCGCACGCCCGAGGGCGAGGCCGACTATCTGCTGATCCACGGGTTGCTGCACCTGCTGGGCCACGACCACGCCGAGCCCGAGGAGAAGAAGGTGATGTTCGGCCTCAACGACCGGATCATCGCCGACTGGGACGCCTCCCGCTCCTGA
- a CDS encoding DUF5709 domain-containing protein: MSDEEITIEDGSENVDQLQSDDTLIDRGVDDVLDEGYIAPDKWSPAMGYGNTPEEERQGETLEMRVAQEEPESTGPDETPWNPDGESREVGSRRAGRLVDANHGEQGVDTTGESVAFAVGIDGGAASAEEAAMHVIEPEDDDDIV, encoded by the coding sequence ATGAGCGACGAAGAGATCACCATCGAAGATGGATCGGAGAACGTGGACCAACTCCAGTCCGACGACACGCTCATCGATCGTGGCGTCGACGACGTGTTGGACGAGGGCTACATCGCGCCCGACAAGTGGTCGCCGGCCATGGGGTACGGCAACACACCCGAGGAGGAGCGCCAGGGCGAGACGCTCGAGATGCGCGTCGCCCAGGAGGAGCCCGAGTCGACCGGACCCGACGAGACCCCCTGGAACCCGGACGGCGAGTCCCGCGAGGTCGGCAGCAGGCGAGCCGGCCGGCTCGTGGACGCCAACCACGGCGAGCAGGGCGTGGACACCACCGGCGAATCGGTGGCGTTCGCCGTCGGGATCGACGGGGGAGCGGCCAGCGCCGAGGAGGCCGCGATGCACGTCATCGAACCCGAGGACGACGACGACATCGTGTAG
- a CDS encoding FUSC family protein, with the protein MARRSHSRVRRWGVFLLGEIRTGLRRVRGSFVPIAESALAAALAWLFAEFVLGRQNPMFASIAAFMCLGFKVDRVPRKVAELGVGATVGVLIGEVIALTLHTGWWQMGIALISGALVGRFLDRGDLTTMQGGVNAMVVVGMSYWQTLQGGFTARWLDAIVGALVALVFAVLLPRHPTERPRRYAATTLSELAEQLDMLGRGLIVGDVEELADAREQRKVVTQVSNTWETTVATARDVVAANPSLWRQRGEVGELQRLYRLTVRAQRSTYMLGRQGLSMAEEVGPLREVGALVLDAARATFALSGAVGAWHQPEHARSVLLGVARRASPGRLGIDEWRDIALMSVVRALIVDLLQISGLSRVEARDALAEATDRPYGEPETDLPASDSDDEASPLWG; encoded by the coding sequence ATGGCCCGGCGCAGCCACTCGCGGGTGCGGCGCTGGGGCGTGTTCCTGCTCGGCGAGATCCGTACCGGCCTGCGCCGGGTGCGCGGCTCGTTCGTGCCGATCGCCGAATCGGCGCTGGCCGCGGCCCTGGCGTGGCTCTTCGCCGAGTTCGTCCTCGGACGCCAGAACCCGATGTTCGCCTCGATCGCGGCGTTCATGTGTCTCGGCTTCAAGGTGGACCGCGTGCCGCGCAAGGTGGCGGAGCTGGGCGTGGGCGCCACCGTCGGCGTCCTGATCGGCGAGGTCATCGCCCTGACCCTGCACACGGGGTGGTGGCAGATGGGCATCGCGCTGATCAGCGGCGCGCTCGTGGGCCGCTTCCTGGACCGGGGCGACCTGACCACCATGCAGGGTGGGGTGAACGCCATGGTCGTGGTCGGCATGTCGTACTGGCAGACGCTGCAGGGTGGCTTCACGGCGCGCTGGCTGGACGCGATCGTCGGCGCCCTGGTGGCGCTGGTGTTCGCCGTGCTGCTTCCCCGGCACCCCACCGAGCGGCCGCGCCGCTACGCAGCCACGACGCTGTCGGAACTGGCGGAGCAGCTCGACATGCTGGGCCGCGGGCTCATCGTCGGGGACGTGGAGGAGTTGGCGGACGCCCGCGAGCAGCGCAAGGTCGTCACCCAGGTCAGCAACACGTGGGAGACGACGGTCGCGACCGCCCGCGACGTGGTCGCCGCCAACCCGAGCCTGTGGCGGCAACGCGGGGAGGTGGGCGAACTGCAGCGCCTGTACCGGCTCACCGTTCGCGCGCAGCGCTCCACCTACATGCTCGGACGCCAGGGCCTGTCGATGGCCGAGGAGGTGGGCCCGCTGCGCGAGGTGGGGGCGCTGGTCCTGGACGCCGCCCGCGCGACCTTCGCCCTGTCCGGCGCGGTGGGCGCTTGGCACCAGCCCGAGCACGCGCGGTCGGTGCTGCTCGGGGTCGCCCGGCGGGCCTCGCCGGGGCGGCTGGGCATCGACGAGTGGCGCGACATCGCGCTGATGAGCGTGGTGCGCGCCCTCATCGTGGACCTGCTGCAGATCAGCGGGCTGTCGCGGGTCGAGGCGCGCGACGCGCTCGCCGAGGCCACCGATCGCCCGTACGGGGAGCCCGAGACGGACCTGCCCGCCTCCGACAGCGACGACGAGGCGTCCCCGCTGTGGGGGTGA
- a CDS encoding MFS transporter, with product MTTVTSVWRSPDFRRVWAGAGAGVLGGEIAEIALPMLALLTLGASGEELSWVRAALFAPYLVLTLWLGVLVDRVRRRRLLVGADLLRAALFVLAGALAALGLLPVPGLVAIAAALGTLGVLTMLADFSFVPTVVGEDGLPDANAALTATQSAIGIGGSGVGGALVQALTAPIALVVTAFAHLAAAFAIARVRAPEPAPEPQQHSVAREAVGGLATLARHRVVRALAAEATLWNIGDEILLLALAVLLVGGHPAGALLLGVILALAAAGALVGAAASGALTRRFGYGQALIGALLVGNTAPLLGLLALADRLDAGRVADLDAAVIGVAFAASGLGLGVANAQAVTVRQLSVPAGERGRVNAAYRLLSWGALPLGALAGGWLLAGGDAARAALLGAALMAVATLPVAFSPVRRMRGLDAPDATMSA from the coding sequence ATGACAACGGTTACGAGTGTGTGGCGCTCCCCCGACTTCCGCCGCGTCTGGGCCGGCGCGGGTGCAGGCGTCCTGGGCGGCGAGATCGCCGAGATCGCACTGCCGATGCTCGCGCTCCTCACGCTCGGGGCCAGCGGCGAGGAACTATCCTGGGTGCGCGCCGCCCTGTTCGCCCCCTACCTGGTGCTGACCCTGTGGCTGGGCGTCCTGGTCGACCGGGTGCGCCGACGCCGCCTCCTGGTGGGGGCCGACCTGCTCCGGGCGGCGCTGTTCGTGCTGGCCGGCGCCCTGGCCGCGCTGGGCCTGCTCCCGGTGCCGGGGCTCGTCGCGATCGCGGCCGCGCTCGGCACCCTGGGCGTGCTCACCATGCTGGCCGACTTCTCCTTCGTCCCCACCGTCGTCGGCGAGGACGGCCTCCCGGACGCGAACGCCGCGCTCACCGCCACCCAGTCCGCCATCGGGATCGGGGGCTCGGGCGTCGGCGGCGCGCTGGTCCAGGCCCTCACCGCGCCGATCGCGCTCGTGGTGACCGCCTTCGCGCACCTGGCGGCCGCCTTCGCGATCGCGCGCGTCCGCGCCCCGGAGCCGGCCCCCGAGCCGCAGCAGCACTCCGTCGCCCGCGAAGCCGTGGGCGGCCTGGCCACCCTGGCGCGTCACCGCGTCGTGCGCGCCCTGGCCGCGGAGGCGACGCTGTGGAACATCGGGGACGAGATCCTGCTGCTGGCGCTGGCCGTCCTGCTGGTCGGCGGGCATCCCGCGGGCGCCCTGCTCCTGGGCGTGATCCTCGCCCTGGCTGCGGCCGGGGCCCTCGTGGGCGCGGCGGCCAGCGGGGCGCTCACCCGCCGGTTCGGCTACGGCCAGGCCCTGATCGGCGCGCTGCTGGTCGGCAACACCGCGCCGCTGCTGGGGCTGCTGGCCCTCGCCGACCGGCTCGACGCCGGCCGCGTCGCCGACCTCGACGCCGCCGTGATCGGGGTCGCGTTCGCGGCGTCCGGTCTGGGCCTCGGCGTGGCCAACGCGCAGGCGGTCACCGTCCGGCAGCTCAGCGTCCCGGCGGGCGAACGCGGGCGCGTCAACGCCGCCTACCGGCTGTTGTCCTGGGGGGCGCTCCCGCTGGGCGCCCTGGCCGGCGGCTGGCTGTTGGCCGGCGGCGACGCTGCCCGGGCGGCCCTGCTGGGCGCGGCACTGATGGCGGTGGCCACCCTGCCGGTCGCGTTCTCGCCGGTGCGCCGGATGCGCGGCCTGGACGCCCCCGATGCCACGATGAGCGCGTGA
- a CDS encoding PP2C family protein-serine/threonine phosphatase has translation MITWGARTDVGRVRQGNEDAHLAVDGLWLVSDGMGGHAAGEVASRIVVETFAPLARRRDLRAADLVAAVHAANEAIKSYGAEHPRARGLGATVTGVARVTLAGAPRWAILNVGDSRVYRLVGDTLGRATIDHSETEELVLEGVISPEEARTHHARNIVTRSLGQRDPLQPDLWLLPPAASERFVVCSDGLNSEVGDGDIRAILLAEPDPQRAADALVEAALAAGGRDNVSVVVVDAGSAG, from the coding sequence GTGATCACCTGGGGGGCGCGCACCGACGTCGGCCGGGTGCGCCAGGGCAACGAGGACGCCCACCTGGCCGTCGACGGGCTGTGGCTGGTCTCCGACGGCATGGGCGGCCACGCGGCCGGCGAGGTGGCGAGCCGGATCGTCGTGGAGACCTTCGCGCCCCTGGCCCGCCGGCGCGACCTGCGCGCCGCCGACCTGGTGGCCGCCGTGCACGCCGCCAACGAGGCCATCAAGTCTTACGGCGCCGAGCACCCCCGCGCCCGCGGGCTGGGCGCCACCGTCACCGGGGTGGCGCGGGTCACCCTCGCCGGGGCGCCGCGCTGGGCCATCCTCAACGTCGGCGACAGCCGGGTGTACCGCCTCGTCGGGGACACCCTCGGCCGGGCGACCATCGACCACTCCGAGACCGAGGAACTCGTGCTCGAGGGCGTCATCTCCCCCGAGGAGGCCCGGACGCATCACGCCCGCAACATCGTCACCCGCAGCCTGGGGCAGCGCGACCCGCTGCAGCCGGACCTGTGGCTGCTGCCGCCCGCGGCGTCCGAGCGGTTCGTGGTGTGCTCCGACGGGCTGAACTCGGAGGTGGGCGACGGCGACATCCGCGCGATCCTGCTCGCCGAGCCGGACCCCCAGCGCGCCGCCGACGCGCTCGTCGAGGCCGCGCTGGCCGCCGGCGGGCGGGACAACGTGAGCGTCGTCGTCGTGGACGCCGGCTCAGCCGGCTGA
- a CDS encoding PhoH family protein, which yields MVSIVGPRDEFLRTLETHLDADVHVRGNEITFTGAPQAVVTAAEVLTELITIVRTGQGLTADAVERVVGMATDPDVHAADVLTQNILSSRGKTIRPKTLNQKRYVDAIDEHTVVFGIGPAGTGKTYLAMAKAVQALQAKEVNRIILTRPAIEAGERLGFLPGTLNDKIDPYLRPLYDALHDMVDADSVPKLLTAGTIEVAPLAYMRGRTLNDAFIILDEAQNTSMEQMKMFLTRLGFNSKMVVTGDVTQVDLPGGTKSGLREVQSILDGVQDIAFCQLTNADVVRHRLVGRIVAAYDRYDAVQHPVDRRRPAARAGRRVEPDKGDRR from the coding sequence ATGGTGTCCATCGTGGGGCCGCGCGACGAGTTCCTGCGGACCCTCGAGACCCACCTGGACGCCGACGTCCACGTCCGCGGCAACGAGATCACCTTCACGGGCGCGCCGCAGGCCGTCGTGACCGCGGCCGAGGTCCTCACCGAACTCATCACGATCGTCCGCACCGGCCAGGGCCTGACCGCGGACGCCGTCGAGCGCGTCGTCGGCATGGCGACCGACCCCGACGTGCACGCCGCCGACGTCCTGACGCAGAACATCCTGTCAAGCCGCGGCAAGACGATCCGCCCCAAGACCCTGAACCAGAAGCGTTACGTGGACGCCATCGACGAGCACACCGTCGTCTTCGGCATCGGCCCCGCCGGCACGGGCAAGACCTACCTGGCGATGGCGAAGGCCGTCCAGGCGCTGCAGGCCAAGGAGGTCAACCGGATCATCCTGACCCGGCCCGCCATCGAGGCCGGCGAGCGGCTCGGCTTCCTGCCCGGCACGCTCAACGACAAGATCGACCCCTACCTGCGCCCGCTGTACGACGCGCTGCACGACATGGTCGACGCCGACTCGGTGCCCAAGCTGCTCACCGCGGGCACGATCGAGGTGGCGCCGCTGGCCTACATGCGCGGCCGGACGCTCAACGACGCGTTCATCATCCTCGACGAGGCGCAGAACACCTCGATGGAGCAGATGAAGATGTTCCTGACGCGCCTGGGCTTCAACTCCAAGATGGTCGTCACCGGCGACGTCACGCAGGTGGACCTGCCCGGCGGCACGAAGTCGGGCCTGCGCGAGGTGCAGTCGATCCTCGACGGCGTCCAGGACATCGCGTTCTGCCAGCTCACCAACGCCGACGTCGTGCGGCACCGGCTCGTCGGCCGGATCGTGGCCGCCTACGACCGCTACGACGCCGTGCAGCACCCGGTCGACCGGCGGCGTCCCGCCGCCCGAGCCGGACGCCGCGTCGAGCCAGACAAGGGGGATCGTCGATGA
- the era gene encoding GTPase Era yields the protein MSDRPDPQGPGTRDGEPDDIDLNDPDADLDEDLDADLDDGLDEDERALAAGAGAAAAVAYDIPEGFHSGFACFVGRPNAGKSTLTNAIVGEKIAITSSKPQTTRRIIRGVLNRPDAQLVLVDTPGLHRPRTLLGERLNDLVYETWAGVDVIGVCLPCNQRIGPGDEFLLKEIAELPRRPKLVALATKTDLVSRERIGQHLLKIASMEEQLGLTWEAIVPVSALTDDQVDIVVDELVALLPAGPPLFPDDEVTDEPVETRIAELIREAALEGVSDELPHSIAVIIDEMRPREDRPADKPMMDVFASIVVERESQKGIIIGHRGERLKEVGRTARLQAKQLLGMPVHLAIHVKVMPDWQRDAKYLNRLGF from the coding sequence ATGAGCGACCGCCCCGACCCGCAGGGCCCCGGCACGCGGGACGGCGAGCCGGACGATATCGACCTGAACGACCCGGACGCCGACCTCGACGAGGACCTGGACGCCGACCTGGACGACGGCCTCGACGAGGACGAGCGCGCGCTCGCCGCGGGTGCCGGCGCGGCGGCGGCGGTCGCCTACGACATCCCGGAGGGGTTCCACTCGGGCTTCGCCTGCTTCGTCGGACGCCCCAACGCCGGCAAGTCGACCCTGACGAACGCGATCGTGGGGGAGAAGATCGCGATCACCTCCTCCAAGCCGCAGACGACCCGGCGGATCATCCGCGGCGTCCTCAACCGGCCCGACGCGCAACTCGTGCTCGTGGACACCCCCGGCCTGCACCGCCCCCGGACGCTGCTGGGTGAGCGGCTCAACGACCTGGTCTACGAGACCTGGGCCGGCGTCGACGTCATCGGCGTCTGCCTGCCGTGCAACCAGCGCATCGGCCCCGGCGACGAGTTCCTGCTCAAGGAGATCGCCGAACTGCCGCGGCGTCCCAAGCTGGTCGCCCTGGCGACCAAGACCGACCTGGTGAGCCGCGAGCGGATCGGGCAGCACCTGCTCAAGATCGCCTCGATGGAGGAGCAGCTCGGGCTCACCTGGGAGGCGATCGTCCCGGTCTCGGCGCTGACCGACGACCAGGTCGACATCGTCGTGGACGAGCTGGTGGCCCTGCTGCCGGCCGGCCCGCCGCTGTTCCCCGACGACGAGGTCACCGACGAGCCGGTCGAGACCCGGATCGCGGAGCTCATCCGTGAGGCCGCCCTGGAGGGCGTCAGCGACGAACTGCCACACTCGATCGCGGTGATCATCGACGAGATGCGCCCGCGGGAGGACCGCCCGGCCGACAAGCCGATGATGGACGTGTTCGCCTCGATCGTGGTGGAGCGCGAGTCCCAGAAGGGCATCATCATCGGCCACCGCGGCGAACGGCTCAAGGAGGTCGGCAGGACCGCCCGCCTGCAGGCCAAGCAGCTGCTCGGCATGCCGGTGCACCTGGCGATCCACGTCAAGGTGATGCCCGACTGGCAGCGGGACGCCAAGTACCTCAACCGCCTGGGGTTCTAG
- a CDS encoding queuosine precursor transporter has product MTNPTTPAPDARPRGLTDVVVACFVGCLLIANVAATKLIELGPEFSVGGVQVLPLITDGGALLFPLTYILGDVLAEVYGLRRARRTIVLGFALSLLMSATFLVVGAAPPGSDWPLQDAWVSVLGFVPRIVLASLLAYLVGQLLNAWVLVVIKRRTGERRLWMRLLASTVVGEFVDTVIFCTIAFGPLGAWLGGGSIPLPALLNYIVVGFVYKVAVEALLLPLTYRVIAGVKRVEARAASAG; this is encoded by the coding sequence GTGACCAACCCGACGACCCCCGCCCCGGACGCCCGCCCGCGCGGCCTGACCGACGTGGTCGTCGCCTGCTTCGTGGGCTGTCTCCTCATCGCGAACGTGGCCGCCACGAAGCTGATCGAGCTGGGCCCGGAGTTCAGCGTGGGCGGGGTGCAGGTGCTGCCGCTCATCACCGACGGGGGCGCCCTGCTGTTCCCGCTCACCTACATCCTGGGCGACGTGCTCGCCGAGGTGTACGGGCTGAGGCGCGCCCGGCGGACCATCGTGCTCGGCTTCGCGCTGTCGCTGCTCATGAGCGCCACGTTCCTGGTCGTCGGGGCCGCGCCGCCGGGCTCGGACTGGCCGCTGCAGGACGCCTGGGTGTCGGTGCTGGGCTTCGTGCCGCGGATCGTGCTGGCGAGCCTGCTGGCCTACCTCGTGGGGCAGTTGCTGAACGCGTGGGTGCTGGTGGTCATCAAGCGGCGCACCGGCGAGCGGCGGCTGTGGATGCGGCTGCTGGCGTCCACGGTGGTCGGCGAGTTCGTCGACACCGTCATCTTCTGCACCATCGCGTTCGGGCCGCTCGGCGCCTGGCTCGGCGGCGGGTCGATCCCCCTGCCCGCGCTGCTGAACTACATCGTGGTCGGGTTCGTCTACAAGGTCGCGGTCGAGGCGCTCCTGCTGCCCCTGACCTACCGCGTGATCGCCGGGGTCAAGCGCGTCGAGGCGCGGGCGGCGTCAGCCGGCTGA
- a CDS encoding hemolysin family protein: MLTQTEWILLGVALVCVLLAGVLTSIESALQSFSKSRAEVHVKDGDRGADKLLQIMQDPAPYLNTALFLRMLFEIGAIVLVGVVVFQRFDDLWERLLFTIAPMVVVSFVLIGVAARTVGRQKADRIALRTTGLISALTTVIGPIPQILIIVGNAITPGRGFTDGPFTSEAELRELVDMAEASDLIEAGERRMIHSVFELGDTIVKEVMVPRTEMVWIEQDKTLRQGLSLALRSGYSRIPVIGDDVDDVLGVLYLKDVIRRIYDNPNAQAGEDVASAMRPPIFCPDSKPVDELLKEMQLTRSHVVIVVDEFGGTAGLATIEDILEEIVGEIVDEFDEEIPPYVQLADGRFRVSSRLPVHDLGELFGLKLDDDDVDTVLGLMAKELNKVPIPGSVVEWEGIELVAERASGRRHSIQTVVAGLIHEAGDTDAAVDATVELAASAKKGRHASGSPTEEER; the protein is encoded by the coding sequence CTGTTAACCCAAACCGAATGGATCCTGCTCGGCGTCGCCCTCGTGTGCGTGCTGCTGGCGGGGGTCCTGACGTCGATCGAGTCGGCGTTGCAGTCGTTCAGCAAGTCCCGTGCCGAGGTCCACGTCAAGGACGGTGACCGGGGGGCGGACAAGCTGCTGCAGATCATGCAGGACCCGGCGCCCTACCTGAACACCGCCCTGTTCCTGCGGATGCTCTTCGAGATCGGCGCCATCGTGCTGGTCGGCGTCGTGGTGTTCCAGCGCTTCGACGACCTGTGGGAGCGGCTGCTGTTCACCATCGCCCCCATGGTCGTGGTGTCGTTCGTGCTCATCGGGGTGGCGGCGCGCACCGTCGGACGCCAGAAGGCCGACCGGATCGCCCTCCGCACCACCGGGCTGATCTCCGCCCTCACCACCGTGATCGGGCCGATCCCGCAGATCCTCATCATCGTCGGCAACGCCATCACGCCCGGTCGCGGGTTCACCGACGGGCCGTTCACCTCCGAGGCCGAGCTCCGCGAACTCGTCGACATGGCGGAGGCGTCCGACCTCATCGAGGCCGGCGAGCGCCGCATGATCCACTCCGTCTTCGAGCTGGGCGACACCATCGTCAAGGAGGTGATGGTGCCGCGCACCGAGATGGTCTGGATCGAGCAGGACAAGACGCTGCGCCAGGGCCTGTCGCTGGCGCTGCGCTCGGGCTACTCCCGCATCCCCGTGATCGGCGACGACGTCGACGACGTGCTCGGGGTCCTCTACCTCAAGGACGTCATCCGCCGGATCTACGACAATCCCAACGCCCAGGCGGGCGAGGACGTCGCCTCCGCGATGCGTCCGCCGATCTTCTGCCCCGACAGCAAGCCGGTCGATGAACTCCTCAAGGAGATGCAGCTGACCCGCAGCCACGTCGTCATCGTGGTGGACGAGTTCGGCGGCACCGCCGGCCTGGCGACCATCGAGGACATCCTGGAGGAGATCGTCGGCGAAATCGTCGACGAGTTCGACGAGGAGATCCCGCCCTACGTGCAGCTGGCCGACGGCCGGTTCCGGGTGAGCTCCCGGCTGCCCGTCCACGACCTCGGCGAGCTGTTCGGCCTCAAGCTGGACGACGACGACGTCGACACCGTCCTGGGCCTGATGGCCAAGGAACTCAACAAGGTGCCGATCCCGGGCTCGGTCGTGGAGTGGGAGGGCATCGAGCTGGTCGCCGAGCGGGCGTCCGGACGCCGCCACTCCATCCAGACCGTCGTCGCGGGCCTCATCCACGAGGCCGGCGACACCGACGCGGCCGTGGACGCCACCGTCGAGCTGGCCGCGTCGGCCAAGAAGGGACGCCACGCGTCCGGATCCCCGACCGAGGAGGAACGATGA
- a CDS encoding 16S rRNA (uracil(1498)-N(3))-methyltransferase — MTEALFLADLHDPSIGDEIHLTGDEGRHAAAVRRIRVGETIMVSDGAGTGVRGPVVAADKASVTVEVAEVLRAEHPSVRYHVVQALAKGDRSEAAVEMLTEVGVDRIIPWQSSRSVVRWTHDREERQLGRWRSTAREATKQSRRLRVPIVTAAMTTRELVELIPSATIALVLHEGATNTPRKLPLPEEGDVLVIVGPEGGLTDEEVAAFEAAGAHPVLVSDGVLRTSTAGVVALAQLQALQRRVSKAK, encoded by the coding sequence ATGACCGAAGCGTTGTTCCTGGCCGACCTGCACGACCCCTCGATCGGCGACGAGATCCACCTGACCGGTGACGAGGGCCGTCACGCGGCGGCCGTCCGGCGCATCCGGGTGGGCGAGACCATCATGGTGAGCGACGGCGCCGGCACCGGCGTCCGCGGGCCCGTCGTGGCGGCCGACAAGGCCTCCGTCACCGTCGAGGTGGCCGAGGTGCTGCGCGCCGAACACCCGTCGGTGCGCTACCACGTCGTCCAGGCGCTGGCGAAGGGCGACCGCTCCGAGGCGGCCGTCGAGATGCTCACCGAGGTCGGGGTCGACCGGATCATCCCCTGGCAGTCGAGCCGCTCGGTGGTGCGGTGGACCCACGATCGCGAGGAACGCCAGCTCGGACGCTGGCGCTCCACGGCGCGCGAGGCGACCAAGCAGAGCCGCCGCCTGCGCGTCCCGATCGTGACCGCCGCGATGACCACCCGCGAGCTCGTCGAACTCATCCCGAGCGCCACGATCGCGCTCGTCCTGCACGAGGGCGCCACCAACACCCCGCGCAAGCTGCCGCTGCCCGAGGAGGGCGACGTCCTGGTGATCGTCGGCCCCGAGGGCGGCCTCACCGACGAGGAGGTCGCGGCGTTCGAGGCGGCCGGGGCGCACCCGGTGCTGGTGAGCGACGGCGTCCTGCGCACCTCCACGGCCGGGGTGGTCGCGCTGGCCCAGTTGCAGGCCCTGCAGCGGCGGGTGAGCAAGGCCAAATGA